The Agromyces mariniharenae sequence GTATCGGAGGATCGCCTCCGTTTGGTGTCGTGGGGTCTCGTGTCCTTCGGAGTCCCCCGGAAGCGGGACGCGGAGCGGCTAGGGTGGGCAGGTCACCGACCGACGTCGGTGCGGAAGGAGCAGCGTGACGACCACCCTGCGCGTCATCCTCGACCAGATCGTGGCTCCGGTCCCCGGGCCGATCGGCCGGTACACCCGCGACCTCGGACGCGCGATCGTGGCCACCGCGCCGCGCGGCTGCGAGGTCGAGGCGATCGTGTCGTCGTCGCTCCCCGAGGACTACGATCGGGTGCTCGCCGAGGTGCCCGGGCTCGCCGGCCTCTACAAGACGTCGCTCGCCCGCCGCGAGCTCGCGGCTGCCTGGCAGCTCGGCATCACGACCTCGCCAGGCAGCGGCATGATCCACGGCACGAGCCTCTTCGCGCCGCTGCGCAAGCACGACCGCACGACGGGCGGCAACCAGGTCGTGGTGACCGTGCACGACGTGCTCGCGTGGACCCACCCCGAAGCGGTCAGCGCGGCATCCGTCGCCTGGCAGAAGGGCATGATGAAGCGCGCCCGCAGGCACGCCGACGCGATCGTCGTGCCCACGCACGCGCTGGCCGAGCGCCTCGAGCAGGTCGCCGACCTCGGCGACCGGGTGCGCGTGGTCGGCACCGCGCCGCGATCTGGCCTCGTGATCGGGCCCGACGCCGAGCAGCGTGCGGCGCGCCTCGGGCTCCCGCGGGAGTACATCGCGGTGCCGGGCACCCTCGAGCCCCGCAAGGGCCTCGTCGACGTGTTCACGGCGCTCGGACGCCGCGGCGTGCCCGACGTCCCCGTCGTGGTGCTCGGCCCCGAGTCCTGGGGCGACCAGCACGTGGCGGAGGTCGCCGAGGAGCTGGGCGTCGCGGCGTCCCGCATCCGGCACCTCGACGACCTCGACGCGGCCGACCTCGCGGTCGTGCTGCGCGGCTCCATGGCGTACGTCGCTCCGAGCCACGACGAGGGCTCGGGCACGGGGCTCATCGAGGCGTTCAGCCTCGGCGTCCCGGTGATCCACTCCGACGCGCCCGCGTACGTCGAGGTGTCGGCCGGCGCCGGACTCGGCGTGCCCGTCGGCATGGCCGACCACGGCTACGCCGACCGGCTCGCGGCGGCGATCACGTCGGTCGTCTCCGATCGCGGCCTCGCCGAACGGCTCGCGATCTCGGGCCACGACCGCAGCCGGGCGTTCACCTGGCGCGACGCCGGCGAGCGGGTCTGGCAGCTGCACGCCGACCTCTGACACCGCGACGGCCGGCGCCCACGGCCGAACAGCCGCGCACGGCCGCGCAGGCCGCCCGGCGACGCTATCCCGCCGGCTCCTCGGTCTCGGGCGGGAACACGGCCTGCTGCACGAGCTGGCGGATGTAGTCGTAGTCGGGATCCTCGGGATCCACGCCGTTCTCGGGCACGAGCGGGACGTCGACGATCGGCAGCTCCTTCGTCTTCGACGCGAGGTCGACGAAGTACCCGAGCATGCCCTGCGGCACGTCGGTCTTCACGACCTGGGAGCCGGCCGCGGCGATCTCCTGGAACTTCGACAGCACGTTCGCCGGGTTGAACTGGGCGAGCACCGCCTCCTGCAGCTGCAGCTGCCGCGCCATGCGGTCGTAGTCGCTCGTGCCGTGACGCGAGCGGGCGTACCAGAGCGCGTGGTAGCCGTCGAGGTGCTGCTCGCCCGCGGGGATCCACTCCGCGACGGTCGTGAAGGTCTCGTCGGCGTGGATGGGCACGTCCTCGGGCACGTTGATCGTCACGCCGCCGAGGGCGTCGATGAGCTGCTGGAAGCCGGCCATGTCGATGAGGACGTAGTACTGGATCGGCAGCCCGGTGATGCCCTCCGCGGCATCCCGCATCGCCTCGATGCCGGGCTCGGAGCCCTCGGCCACGGCGTTGGGGTACATCTCGGGGCTCTTCAGCTCGACCTCGGTGTAGATCGAGTTGAGCATGCAGACGTCGACCTCGCAGCCGTCGATCGAGCCGTAGCCCTCGGGGTAGACCGCCTTGAGCGGCGAGTCGTCGTCGAACGGCACGTCGACCATGTTGCGGGGCAGGCCGATGGTCACGGCCTGGCCGGTCTCGGCGTCGATGCTGACGACGCGGATGCTGTCGGGGCGCAGGCCGTCGCGGTCGGGCCCCGCGTCCCCGCCGAGCAGCAGCACGTTGTACCGGCCGTCGATGGGCGGCTCGCTCGGGCCTGCGACGAACACCGACGAGAGGAAGCCGCTCGCGGTCGTCGCGAGGTAGGCGCCGTACGCCGCCGTGCCCGAGACGAGCACCATGAGCACGACCGAGAGGGCCGCGACCCCGGCGCGAGCCGAGGGGGCGGTCTTCACGAACTTCACGAGGCGCAGCGTGTCGAAGGTCAGGATCGCCCAGAGCACGGCGTAGAACGCGAGCACGCCGGCCACGACCCAGAGCGAGATCGTCGTCGAGAAGACCGTGTAGATCACGGCGGGCCAGAAGATCCAGACCACGAGGGCCACGAGCGCGAGGAACCACAGCGCGAGCGTCGCGCCGAGGCCGAACCGGCCCAGCTTCCGGTCGCCCGCGAGCACCTGGGCGGAGCCCGGGATCAGCACGTTGAGCACGACGAGCCACCACGCGCGGCGGGTCATGACCGTGCGCGACCCCAGGTCGGGGTAGCGGATCGGGCTGGCGGCGAGGCTCATCGGGTGGACTTCAGCCGTTCGTTCTTCTCCTCGACCAGGGCGGCGAGGGCGGTGGCGTAGTCGGCGAGCGCGGTGCTGAGCGCGGCATCCGACGTCGCGAGGATCTTGACGGCGACGAGCCCGGCGTTGCGGGCGCCGCCGATCGAGACGGTGGCGACGGGCACGCCGGCGGGCATCTGCACGATCGACAGCAGCGAGTCGAGCCCGTCGAGGCGCGACAGCGGCACGGGCACGCCCACGACGGGCAGCGTGGTGACCGAGGCGAGCATGCCCGGCAGGTGCGCCGCTCCCCCGGCACCCGCGATGATCACCTTGAGGCCGCGCCCGGCGGCCTCCTTGCCGTATGCGATCATCTTCTCGGGCGTGCGGTGCGCGGAGACGACCTCCACCTCGTGCGCGACGCCGAACTCGTCGAGCAGTTCGGATGCCTCGCGCATCACGTTCCAGTCGGAGTCGGAGCCCATCACGACGCCCACGAGCGGGGTGGTTGCTGCAGTCACCCGAGAATCCTAAGGCGGCGTGCTGTGAGATGCCCGGAGGGCGCGCAGGGCTGCAGCGGCGTCGGAGTCGCGGCCGGGCCGGGTCGCGTCAGTCCTGGAAGACGGCGGCGGCCGCGCGCGCCTCGTACACGACGTCGTCGAGGTCGGCCCCGATCGCCGTGACGTGCCCGACCTTCCGGCCGGGGCGCGGCGCCTTGCCGTAGTTGTGCAGCTTCACGGTCGGATGCCCCGACAGCGCCTCCGCGTAGCGATCGGCGAGCGAGCCCTCGGCCGGACCGCCGAGCACGTTCACCATGACGCTCCACGTCTCGTGGCTGCCCGTGCCGCCGAGCGGCAGGTCGAGGACGGCCCGGAGGTGCTGCTCGAACTGCCCGGTCGTGGAGCCGTCCATCGACCAGTGCCCGCTGTTGTGCGGGCGCATGGCGAGCTCGTTCACGAGCACGCGGTCGTCGGTCGTCTCGAAGAGCTCCACGGCGAGCACGCCCGTGACGCCCAGGCCCTCGGCGATCGTGATGGCCACGTCGGCGGCGACGTCGGCGAGGCGCCCGGCCGAGCGCGGTGCGGGCGCGATGACCTCGCTGCACACCCCGCCGACCTGCACGGTCTCGACGAGCGGCCAGGCCGCGACCTCGCCCGATGGGCGGCGCGCCACGAGCTGGGCGAGCTCCCGACGGAAGTCGACGACCTCCTCGGCGAGGAGCGCGCCGCCGCGGCCGTCCTCGGCGACGGTGGCGAACCACTCGGCGACCTCGGCGGCCGAGCGCACGACGCGCACGCCCTTGCCGTCGTAGCCGCCGCGCGGCGTCTTCACGACCGCGGAGCCGCCGTGGTCGGCGATGAAGTCGTCGAGCTCGGCCGTCGTCGTGACGCGGGCCCAGTCGGGCACGGGGAGGCCGAGCTCGGAGAGTCGCGCGCGCATGAGGAGCTTGTCCTGCGCGAACCGCAGGGCGTCGGGTCCGGGGTGCACGGGGATGCCCTCGTCGACGAGCAGGTGCAGCACGTCCTGCGGCACGTGCTCGTGGTCGAACGTCACGACGTCGACCTCGCGCGCGAACGCGAGCACGGTCTCGGCGTCGGTGTAGTCGCCGACGCTGTCGGCCGCGAGTGCCGCCGACATGCCCTCCGCCTCGGCCAGCACGCGCAACTCGACGCCGAGTTCGATCGCCGCGGGAATCATCATCCGGGCGAGCTGCCCGCCGCCGATCACTCCGACCCGCACTCGTGCACACTCCATTCGCGTCGGCCGAGACGGCGCCCGGTGCGGCGCCCCGTTCAGTCTAGGCCGACCCCGACGGCATAGGATGTGCCGGTGACCACCACCGTCGGCAGTGCGTTCGCCCGCCTGTGGCACGGCCTGCTGGCGTACCTCGTGAAGTTCGGCGTGGTCGGGCTCATCGGCCTCGTCATCGACGTGGTGCTGTTCAACCTCCTGCGCCTCGGGGTGTTCGGCGACGACCATTGGGCGCAGTCGGCCATCGGGGCGAAGACCATCTCGACGAGCGTCGCGATCATCTTCAACTGGCTCGGCAACCGGTACTGGACCTTCCGCCGCCACCGCCGCCGGAACTACGTGCGCGAGTTCGTGGAGTACGCGATCGTCTCGATCGGCGGCATGCTCATCGCGCTGGCCTGCCTGTGGATCAGCCACCACTGGCTCGGGTACACGAGCCTCGTCGCCGACAACATCTCCTCGAACGTGGTCGGGCTCGCGCTCGGCACGGCCTTCCGCTTCCTGCTCTACCGCTACTGGGTGTTCGGCCACCACCGCTCCGACGGCCTCTCCAACCTCGAGCGCGTCGAGGAGGCGCAGCGCACGCTCTTCGAGGAGCCGACGCCGGTCGCGGAGCGCGAGCCGGTCGCGCCCGATGGCGATGCGTCGACGGATACCGCGGCTACGCCTCCGGCGCCTCGACCGTCGGCTGGAACCACGGCGGGTACACCGCCACCCGGGTCCTGACGCCCACCGCGTCGAGCGCCGCCCGCACGCGGTCGCGGACGCGGTCGTTGCCCACCGCGATGAGCAGCACGCGCTCGAGCGGGAGCAGCTCGCGCACGAGGAACTCCGCCGAGCGCAGCCGGGCGCCGTCGTCCTCGCGGTGGAGACGCTGCAGCATGCGGAGCACGTCGGGCCACGCCGACGCCGAGCCGACGCCGCCGGTCGCGGCATCCGCGTCGGTGACGACCACCGTGCCGGCGGTCTCGGTGCGTGCGCCGACGGCGGAGGCGACCGAGCTCACCAGGATCACGTGGTCGGCCGGCGGCCGCTGGACGGCCTCCGCGCTGAGCCGCGGGTCGGGCGTGCCCGTGCGGATGGCGTTCCAGACGTGCGCGTCGGTGGAGAGCAGGAAGGGGACGTAGTCGGCGACGACCGCGTCGACGCCCCCGACCGGTGCCGACCGCCGGAACGCGCGCGCGTCGGGCGCCGCGAGGTCGACGACCGGGGTCGCCCCGGCGTCATCGGCGAGCACGGCACCCGAGCCGAGGATCGGCGCGAGGTTCTCCACGTGCGTCACGTGGTAGATGCGCACCGTCTTCGGGTCGACGGGGGCCTCGGCGAGCGACGTCGCCGCACGCGAGGACCCGGCCACCCGGGCGGCCGGCCGCGCCGCGCGCGACGCACCTGCCCGTGCGCGGGGCGCAGCCTTGGCGACCGGCTTCGGCTCGGGCTGCTTCGGCGGGAAGCAGATGGCGCAGAGGCCGTCGTCGAAACCGTGGATGCATTCGTCGGCCACGTGGAACCCTTCATCGCGCGTCCCGCGCTCGGGGGCGCGCGGAACCACCCGTCTACGTTACGTCCTCCGAGCGGATGCCGCGGCACCGCGCGGGACGCACGCCACCGTCATCGGCGAGCGGATGCCGCGCACCCGCGCCGCGACGCGTCAGCGGCCGCCCCAGGCGATCGTGTCGCCGTCGAACAGCGTCGACTGCTCGGCCCGCCGCCGATCGGCGACGAGGCTGTGCGCGGCCTCCATGAGCTCGTCGAGCGCCGCCTGCACCTGGAACGGCTTCGGCACGTCGCGGATGACGAACGGATGCTCGTGGCCCGTGTTCACGCGCACGTCGCCCGAGCCGAACGCGCTCTGCAGCCACGTGCGCCGCACGGTCACGTCGTAGCCGCGGCTGTGCAGCAGCTCCTGCCGCACGCGCGCGAACACGCCGCTGCGCAGGATGATGCGCCGGGTGGTGATCGTCGTGCGCCGCGCGAGCCATGAGACGAACGGCAGCAGGCAGCCCGCGACCACGACGAGCAGCGCGACCGCGCCGACCGCGACGAGCTGCCACACCTCGGGGAGGATGACGAGGAAGTACGTCGCGGCCCCGACGGTCGCCAGGAGCAGCAGCACCGGGAGGATGAGGATCCGCGCGTGCCGCCGGACGCGTGCGACGACGCGCTCGACGTTCACTGCAGGCTGGGCGGCAGCCTCGCTCGCGGCTGGGCTCATACGCCCATTAATACCTCAGGTGCGTGACGTCGCCCGCGGCGACAGCCTGCGCCTCCCCATTCCGGTCGCGCACCAGCAGGCGGCCGTCGGGATCGAGGCGCTCCGCCACGCCGAGGAGCTCGCGTCCGCCCGGCAGCTCGACGCGCACCTCGGCGCCGAGCGTGCCGCAGAGCGAGCTCACCCGGTCGGCGACGCCGCTCGCCGCGGCATCCGCGCCGTGCTCGGCGAACGCGCGCACCAGCGACAGGAACGTGCCGAGGTAGTCGGCGAGCACGCGGTCGGCGTCGGGGTGCGCGCCCGTGACGAGCAGGAGCGACGTCGAGGTCAGCGTGGGCAGGTCGTGCTCGTCGAGCGTGAGGTTGAGCCCGGCGCCGACGACCACCGCGCCGGTCTCTGGGATCAGCTCCGAGAGGATGCCGCACACCTTGTAGCCCGACACCAGCACGTCGTTGGGCCACTTGAGCTCCACCTCGACGCCGCCGGTGCCATCGTCCTCCTCGTCGTCGTCGTCGGCGGATGCCGCGGCCTCGACGGCCCGGCGCACCGCCTCGGTCATGGCGGCCCCCGCGATGAGCGGGATCCAGCCGTAGCCCTCGGGCGGGAACGGCGCGCCGCCGGGCAGTTCGGGGCGCAGGAGCACCGAGATCGCGAGCGTCTTGCCCGTCGGGGCCAGCCAGGTGCGCCCGAGGCGGCCGCGGCCGCTCGTCTGGTCGTCGGTCACGATGACGGCGCCGTGCGGCCACGCCGCGGCGGCCGGCCCGGTGGCGGCCTCGCGCAGCTCGTCGTTCGTCGACCCGGCCGTCGCGAGGAACTCGAGGCGCGGGACGGCCGCGCGGCTCAGCGGAAGATCCATGCCCACATCCTCCCGCAGGTGGGCGCGTCACGGGAATGCACGACGTGGGCGGATGGATTTGTAGGAATCCCTCAACGAAGTGCCGCGTAGGCGCGCCGGTAGAGTGAACGGCGTGACCGAAGCGACTGACGGCCCCGACCTCTTCACGACCGCCGGCAAGCTCGCCGACCTCAAGCAGCGCTATCACGAAGCCGTGACCGCGTCGGGCGAGGCGGCCATCGAGAAGCAGCACGCCAAGGGCAAGATGACCGCGCGCGAGCGCATCGCCGAGCTCCTCGACCCCGGCTCGTTCGTCGAGCTCGACGAGTTCGTGCGGCACCGCACGCACGCGTTCGGCATGGATGCGAAGCGCCCCTACGGCGACGCGGTCGTGACCGGCACGGGCACGATCCACGGCCGGCAGGTCGCGGTGTACTCGCAGGACTTCACGATCTTCGGCGGCTCGCTCGGCGAGGTCGCGGGCGAGAAGATCATCAAGGTCATGGAGCTCGCGCTGAAGCTCGGCGTGCCCATCATCGGCATCCTCGACTCGGGCGGCGCACGCATCCAGGAGGGCGTCGTTGCCCTGGGCAAGTACGGCGAGATCTTCCGCCGCAACACGGCCGCCTCGGGCGTCATCCCGCAGATCTCGATCGTCTGCGGCCCGGCCGCGGGCGGCGCGGTCTACTCGCCGGCGCTCACCGACTTCGTCATCATGGTCGACAAGACGAGCCAGATGTTCGTCACCGGCCCCGACGTCATCAAGACCGTGACCGGCGAGGACGTCGGCATGGAGGAGCTCGGCGGCGCGCTCACCCACAACACCGTCTCGGGCGTCGCGCACTACCTCGCGAGCGACGAGTCCGACGCGCTCGATTACGCGCGCACGCTCGTCTCGTTCCTGCCCGACAACAACCAGACGGATGCCCCCGTCTACGACGCCGACGTCGAGCTCGAGATCACCGACGAGGACCGCCGGCTCAACACGATCATCCCCGACTCGCCCAACCAGCCGTACGACATGCACTCGATCATCGAGGGCATCGTCGACCACGGCGACTTCCTCGAGGTGCAGCCGCTCTACGCACCCAACGTGATCATCGGGTTCGCCCGCATCGAGGGCCGTTCGGTCGGCATCATCGCGAACCAGCCGAGCCAGATGGCGGGCACGCTGAACATCGCCGCGGGCGAGAAGGCGTCGCGCTTCGTGCGGTTCTGCGACGCGTTCTCGATCCCGATCCTCACGCTCGTCGACGTGCCGGGCTACCTCCCCGGCACCGACCAGGAGTGGACCGGCGTCATCCGCCGCGGCGCGAAGCTGCTCTACGCGTACGCCGAGGCGACCGTGCCGCTCGTCACCGTGATCACCCGCAAGGCGTACGGCGGCGCGTACATCGTCATGGGCTCCAAGCAGCTCGGCGCCGACATCAACCTCGCCTGGCCGACCGCCGAGATCGCGGTCATGGGCGGGCAGGGCGCGGTGAACATCCTCTACCGCGCCGAGATCAAGCGCGCCGAGGAGGCCGGCGAGGACGTCGCGGCGGTGCGCACGCAGCTCGCCAACGAGTACACCTACAACGTGGCGTCGCCGTTCCTCGCGGCCGAGCGCGGCGAGCTCGACGGCGTGATCGAGCCCGCTGCGACGCGCGTCGCGATCGTGAAGGCGCTGCGCACGCTGCGCACCAAGCGCGCGAGCCTGCCGCCGAAGAAGCACGGGAACATCCCGCTCTAGGGGGAGCCATGGCCGACGAGTACACGACCGGCGGTGCCGGCGCAGCCGAGGGCGACGAGCGCGCCGCGGCCATCCGCTTCATCACGCGCGACGTGACCGACGAGGAGGCCGCAGCCGTCACGGCGGTGCTGCTCGCGGCGCTCGACGAGGGCGTCGCCGAGCCGACCGCGACGGAGCCCGGGCGCGATCGATGGGTCCGCAGCGGCGCCGCGATGCGCGCGCCGCTCGCCGTCGGGCCCGGCAACTGGGCGCGCTCAGCCTGCTGAATGCCGACTGTCCCCCGTTTCCGCGGGATGCATCGGGGGGCGCGGACTCCCCGCGTTCAACGGGATCCCGGGCGAGCGACGGCATCGGGCGCCTCGCCTGTCCCCCGAACGTCGTCGTGTCCCCACAAATGATGACTATGCGACCGGGTCCGAATGCGCCAAGATGAGTGTCGCAGGCTCCTCTGTGGAGTCGCCACCGTCACCGGTCGGGTAACCGGTGACCGTTGGGGGCGAGTCAGGGCGATATTCGGGTTGTCGCCGTGGCTCGGGCTTGATGGGGGGCCGATCGAAGATCGGTCCCCCACCTTCATGTCCGGGGCCGTCGTCGTTCGGCGCACCCGCGTGCCCGCCCCGTCAGGTGCGCGGGATCTCCAGCCAGAACTCGACCTCGAGGTCGTCGGTGCTGTCCGAGGGCTCCGCGCCCTCGGGCTCGCGCAGGCCGACGACGGTGACCGCCACTACAGAGCCCTCCGCCGCCGTGCGGGCGATGATGCGGTCGGCGCTCGACCCCGCGACGGCCTCCGCCAGGCGGGAGAGCACGCGGTCGCGGGTCGGCTCGTCGAGGTCGTCGATGCCGCCCTCGTCGAGCAGGGTCACGACGGTGCCCCGCTCGCGCGCTCGCTGCACCTCGGTGCGGACGGCGTCGGTCAGCAGCATCCGCCCGCGGATCTCGTCGCGGATCGCCGCCTCGAGCATGCGGCACTCGCGCCGCTGGTCGTCGGTCAGGCGTCCCCCTCGGTCGCCGATGCGCCGGAGCATGGGCGCAGCGATGCGGTTGGTCTGCGCGAGGCGCATGCGGCCCTCGAACAGATGCGCGTCCTGGGCGGCCTGCCAGGCCGCGGCCTCGCGCTCCGCCTGCGCGTACCGGCGGGTCTCGCGCGCGGCGGTCGTGAGTGCTGCGGTCAGCATGTGCGCGATCCCGACCCAGACGATGCTGCCGATCACGCCGAGCGTGCCGAGCGAGAGCGGCCCCGCCCACACTACGCTCTGCACCGCCAGCGCGATGACGCCGAGCCAGGCGGCTGCGAGCTGCCGTCGCGCCGCGGCGATGGTCATGAGCGTGCCGACCGCGGCCACGTACCACGTGGCATAGCCGTTCTGCGCGTTCGCGTCGAGCTGGCTCGTCACGAGCAGCGGCAGCACGATGCAGACGGCGAGGTCGAACGCGGCGAGCCAGTCGGGCATCCGGATGCGCTGCACGGGCCAGAGGCTCGCGATCGTGGCGACCGTGTACAGCACCAGGGCGACGATCGCGGGCCACGGCGACGCCGGCACGTTGAGCGAGTAGATGCCGAGGATCACGTGGTACGCCGAGAACATCGCGCCGAGCACGAGCAGCAGCCAGCGGGGGACGGTGATCACGCGCCGACCCC is a genomic window containing:
- a CDS encoding glycosyltransferase, translating into MTTTLRVILDQIVAPVPGPIGRYTRDLGRAIVATAPRGCEVEAIVSSSLPEDYDRVLAEVPGLAGLYKTSLARRELAAAWQLGITTSPGSGMIHGTSLFAPLRKHDRTTGGNQVVVTVHDVLAWTHPEAVSAASVAWQKGMMKRARRHADAIVVPTHALAERLEQVADLGDRVRVVGTAPRSGLVIGPDAEQRAARLGLPREYIAVPGTLEPRKGLVDVFTALGRRGVPDVPVVVLGPESWGDQHVAEVAEELGVAASRIRHLDDLDAADLAVVLRGSMAYVAPSHDEGSGTGLIEAFSLGVPVIHSDAPAYVEVSAGAGLGVPVGMADHGYADRLAAAITSVVSDRGLAERLAISGHDRSRAFTWRDAGERVWQLHADL
- a CDS encoding LCP family protein encodes the protein MSLAASPIRYPDLGSRTVMTRRAWWLVVLNVLIPGSAQVLAGDRKLGRFGLGATLALWFLALVALVVWIFWPAVIYTVFSTTISLWVVAGVLAFYAVLWAILTFDTLRLVKFVKTAPSARAGVAALSVVLMVLVSGTAAYGAYLATTASGFLSSVFVAGPSEPPIDGRYNVLLLGGDAGPDRDGLRPDSIRVVSIDAETGQAVTIGLPRNMVDVPFDDDSPLKAVYPEGYGSIDGCEVDVCMLNSIYTEVELKSPEMYPNAVAEGSEPGIEAMRDAAEGITGLPIQYYVLIDMAGFQQLIDALGGVTINVPEDVPIHADETFTTVAEWIPAGEQHLDGYHALWYARSRHGTSDYDRMARQLQLQEAVLAQFNPANVLSKFQEIAAAGSQVVKTDVPQGMLGYFVDLASKTKELPIVDVPLVPENGVDPEDPDYDYIRQLVQQAVFPPETEEPAG
- the purE gene encoding 5-(carboxyamino)imidazole ribonucleotide mutase, producing the protein MGSDSDWNVMREASELLDEFGVAHEVEVVSAHRTPEKMIAYGKEAAGRGLKVIIAGAGGAAHLPGMLASVTTLPVVGVPVPLSRLDGLDSLLSIVQMPAGVPVATVSIGGARNAGLVAVKILATSDAALSTALADYATALAALVEEKNERLKSTR
- a CDS encoding 5-(carboxyamino)imidazole ribonucleotide synthase — encoded protein: MECARVRVGVIGGGQLARMMIPAAIELGVELRVLAEAEGMSAALAADSVGDYTDAETVLAFAREVDVVTFDHEHVPQDVLHLLVDEGIPVHPGPDALRFAQDKLLMRARLSELGLPVPDWARVTTTAELDDFIADHGGSAVVKTPRGGYDGKGVRVVRSAAEVAEWFATVAEDGRGGALLAEEVVDFRRELAQLVARRPSGEVAAWPLVETVQVGGVCSEVIAPAPRSAGRLADVAADVAITIAEGLGVTGVLAVELFETTDDRVLVNELAMRPHNSGHWSMDGSTTGQFEQHLRAVLDLPLGGTGSHETWSVMVNVLGGPAEGSLADRYAEALSGHPTVKLHNYGKAPRPGRKVGHVTAIGADLDDVVYEARAAAAVFQD
- a CDS encoding GtrA family protein, whose translation is MTTTVGSAFARLWHGLLAYLVKFGVVGLIGLVIDVVLFNLLRLGVFGDDHWAQSAIGAKTISTSVAIIFNWLGNRYWTFRRHRRRNYVREFVEYAIVSIGGMLIALACLWISHHWLGYTSLVADNISSNVVGLALGTAFRFLLYRYWVFGHHRSDGLSNLERVEEAQRTLFEEPTPVAEREPVAPDGDASTDTAATPPAPRPSAGTTAGTPPPGS
- a CDS encoding DarT ssDNA thymidine ADP-ribosyltransferase family protein produces the protein MADECIHGFDDGLCAICFPPKQPEPKPVAKAAPRARAGASRAARPAARVAGSSRAATSLAEAPVDPKTVRIYHVTHVENLAPILGSGAVLADDAGATPVVDLAAPDARAFRRSAPVGGVDAVVADYVPFLLSTDAHVWNAIRTGTPDPRLSAEAVQRPPADHVILVSSVASAVGARTETAGTVVVTDADAATGGVGSASAWPDVLRMLQRLHREDDGARLRSAEFLVRELLPLERVLLIAVGNDRVRDRVRAALDAVGVRTRVAVYPPWFQPTVEAPEA
- a CDS encoding PH domain-containing protein, which encodes MSPAASEAAAQPAVNVERVVARVRRHARILILPVLLLLATVGAATYFLVILPEVWQLVAVGAVALLVVVAGCLLPFVSWLARRTTITTRRIILRSGVFARVRQELLHSRGYDVTVRRTWLQSAFGSGDVRVNTGHEHPFVIRDVPKPFQVQAALDELMEAAHSLVADRRRAEQSTLFDGDTIAWGGR
- a CDS encoding biotin--[acetyl-CoA-carboxylase] ligase, producing MDLPLSRAAVPRLEFLATAGSTNDELREAATGPAAAAWPHGAVIVTDDQTSGRGRLGRTWLAPTGKTLAISVLLRPELPGGAPFPPEGYGWIPLIAGAAMTEAVRRAVEAAASADDDDEEDDGTGGVEVELKWPNDVLVSGYKVCGILSELIPETGAVVVGAGLNLTLDEHDLPTLTSTSLLLVTGAHPDADRVLADYLGTFLSLVRAFAEHGADAAASGVADRVSSLCGTLGAEVRVELPGGRELLGVAERLDPDGRLLVRDRNGEAQAVAAGDVTHLRY
- a CDS encoding acyl-CoA carboxylase subunit beta: MTEATDGPDLFTTAGKLADLKQRYHEAVTASGEAAIEKQHAKGKMTARERIAELLDPGSFVELDEFVRHRTHAFGMDAKRPYGDAVVTGTGTIHGRQVAVYSQDFTIFGGSLGEVAGEKIIKVMELALKLGVPIIGILDSGGARIQEGVVALGKYGEIFRRNTAASGVIPQISIVCGPAAGGAVYSPALTDFVIMVDKTSQMFVTGPDVIKTVTGEDVGMEELGGALTHNTVSGVAHYLASDESDALDYARTLVSFLPDNNQTDAPVYDADVELEITDEDRRLNTIIPDSPNQPYDMHSIIEGIVDHGDFLEVQPLYAPNVIIGFARIEGRSVGIIANQPSQMAGTLNIAAGEKASRFVRFCDAFSIPILTLVDVPGYLPGTDQEWTGVIRRGAKLLYAYAEATVPLVTVITRKAYGGAYIVMGSKQLGADINLAWPTAEIAVMGGQGAVNILYRAEIKRAEEAGEDVAAVRTQLANEYTYNVASPFLAAERGELDGVIEPAATRVAIVKALRTLRTKRASLPPKKHGNIPL
- a CDS encoding acyl-CoA carboxylase epsilon subunit codes for the protein MADEYTTGGAGAAEGDERAAAIRFITRDVTDEEAAAVTAVLLAALDEGVAEPTATEPGRDRWVRSGAAMRAPLAVGPGNWARSAC